Proteins encoded within one genomic window of Rhinolophus sinicus isolate RSC01 linkage group LG05, ASM3656204v1, whole genome shotgun sequence:
- the CENPO gene encoding centromere protein O isoform X2, which produces MSKRRGGVLAHLERLETQVNRSRKKLEEPQGAQAVESSLGTKIRKLRNLRDKLRSEVKQRQARVAVCATSVEPDQTLEISEQKVWERKRENVKAILQAYRFTGLSGKLTSRGVCVCIHTAFEGTLLDSYFVDLVIQKPLRIHHHSIPAFIPLKEISAKYLQTNIQHFLFSLCEYLNAYAGRKYQADQLQRDFAAFLAGPLQRNSLCNVLSFTYKVEPRGQSFPFCARLLYKDLTVTLPTDVTITHQGMDTLPTSWEEQRASHENLFCTKALHQVFASFTQREKLDTSLVH; this is translated from the exons ATGAGCAAGAGGAGAGGAG GTGTTTTAGCTCACTTGGAAAGACTAGAAACTCAAGTGAACAGATCCCGTAAAAAATTGGAAGAGCCTCAGGGGGCTCAAGCAGTAGAAAGCTCTCTTGGGACCAAGATTCGTAAATTGAGAAATCTGCGAGATAAACTGAGGTCTGAAGTGAAACAACGTCAAGCCAGA GTTGCAGTATGTGCTACCAGTGTTGAACCTGACCAAACATTGGAGATCAGTGAGCAAAaagtttgggaaagaaaaagggaaaatgtgaaaGCCATTCTGCAGGCATATCGTTTTACAG GGCTGAGTGGGAAGCTGACCAGCCGAGGGGTCTGTGTTTGCATCCACACTGCTTTTGAGGGGACCCTGCTGGATTCCTATTTCGTGGACCTTGTCATACAGAAACCACTTCGGATACATCACCATTCGATTCCAGCCTTCATTCCCCTAAAGGAGATATCTGCAAAATATTTACAGACGAATATTCAGCACTTCCTGTTCAGTCTCTGCGAATACCTAAATGCTTACGCTGGGAGGAAGTACCAGGCAGATCAACTTCAG AGGGACTTTGCAGCCTTTCTGGCTGGGCCCTTGCAGAGAAACTCACTGTGCAACGTGCTGTCATTTACTTACAAAGTGGAGCCGAGGGGCCAGTCCTTCCCATTTTGTGCCAGATTGCTGTATAAGGACCTCACAGTAACCCTTCCGACTGACGTCACCATTACTCATCAAG GGATGGACACACTACCCACCTCATGGGAAGAACAGCGAGCATCCCACGAGAACCTGTTTTGTACAAAGGCCCTGCACCAAGTGTTTGCTTCATTTACACAAAGAGAAAAGTTGGACACAAGCCTGGTCCACTAG
- the CENPO gene encoding centromere protein O isoform X1 produces MELEKALSQDESKGGVLAHLERLETQVNRSRKKLEEPQGAQAVESSLGTKIRKLRNLRDKLRSEVKQRQARVAVCATSVEPDQTLEISEQKVWERKRENVKAILQAYRFTGLSGKLTSRGVCVCIHTAFEGTLLDSYFVDLVIQKPLRIHHHSIPAFIPLKEISAKYLQTNIQHFLFSLCEYLNAYAGRKYQADQLQRDFAAFLAGPLQRNSLCNVLSFTYKVEPRGQSFPFCARLLYKDLTVTLPTDVTITHQGMDTLPTSWEEQRASHENLFCTKALHQVFASFTQREKLDTSLVH; encoded by the exons ATGGAACTTGAGAAGGCTTTAAGTCAAGACGAGTCCAAAGGAG GTGTTTTAGCTCACTTGGAAAGACTAGAAACTCAAGTGAACAGATCCCGTAAAAAATTGGAAGAGCCTCAGGGGGCTCAAGCAGTAGAAAGCTCTCTTGGGACCAAGATTCGTAAATTGAGAAATCTGCGAGATAAACTGAGGTCTGAAGTGAAACAACGTCAAGCCAGA GTTGCAGTATGTGCTACCAGTGTTGAACCTGACCAAACATTGGAGATCAGTGAGCAAAaagtttgggaaagaaaaagggaaaatgtgaaaGCCATTCTGCAGGCATATCGTTTTACAG GGCTGAGTGGGAAGCTGACCAGCCGAGGGGTCTGTGTTTGCATCCACACTGCTTTTGAGGGGACCCTGCTGGATTCCTATTTCGTGGACCTTGTCATACAGAAACCACTTCGGATACATCACCATTCGATTCCAGCCTTCATTCCCCTAAAGGAGATATCTGCAAAATATTTACAGACGAATATTCAGCACTTCCTGTTCAGTCTCTGCGAATACCTAAATGCTTACGCTGGGAGGAAGTACCAGGCAGATCAACTTCAG AGGGACTTTGCAGCCTTTCTGGCTGGGCCCTTGCAGAGAAACTCACTGTGCAACGTGCTGTCATTTACTTACAAAGTGGAGCCGAGGGGCCAGTCCTTCCCATTTTGTGCCAGATTGCTGTATAAGGACCTCACAGTAACCCTTCCGACTGACGTCACCATTACTCATCAAG GGATGGACACACTACCCACCTCATGGGAAGAACAGCGAGCATCCCACGAGAACCTGTTTTGTACAAAGGCCCTGCACCAAGTGTTTGCTTCATTTACACAAAGAGAAAAGTTGGACACAAGCCTGGTCCACTAG